The following proteins are co-located in the Ruminococcaceae bacterium KH2T8 genome:
- a CDS encoding 23S rRNA m(2)A-2503 methyltransferase — protein sequence MEDRKFCLDLTRNDVEEWCRDKGYPKFRAGQIDKWLSAGVIKTDEMTNIPKNIRDELEKDFSCGSMNIIHEFVSQIDGTVKLVYALKDGNIIESVVMRYKTGLSICISSQAGCKMGCTFCASAHAGFGRSLTSGEMLGQVLLSQKHMNEKIRSVVVMGIGEPFDNYDNLIGFINRITDPEGPGLGARHITVSTCGLIPRIKEFTALKSQVNLAISLHAPNDELRKELMPVPAHYALKDLMDACREYTKVTGRRITFEYSLFDEVNDTIACADQLQRLLRGMNCHVNLIAANEFDGSPYKRCRKKRIEVFRNALEQRGINATLRREMGSDIMAACGQLRRGIEQGEKG from the coding sequence GTGGAAGATCGAAAGTTCTGTCTTGATCTTACGAGAAATGACGTAGAAGAGTGGTGCCGCGACAAGGGCTACCCCAAGTTCCGTGCGGGTCAGATCGACAAGTGGCTCAGTGCCGGCGTCATAAAGACGGACGAGATGACCAATATTCCGAAGAACATTAGAGACGAGCTCGAGAAGGACTTCAGCTGCGGCTCTATGAACATAATCCACGAATTCGTATCGCAGATAGACGGTACGGTCAAGCTCGTATATGCCTTGAAGGACGGCAACATCATTGAGAGCGTCGTCATGCGCTATAAGACAGGCCTTTCGATCTGTATATCTTCTCAGGCGGGCTGCAAGATGGGCTGTACTTTCTGCGCTTCCGCACATGCGGGATTCGGCAGGTCGCTTACATCGGGCGAGATGCTCGGTCAGGTTCTTCTGTCGCAAAAGCATATGAACGAGAAGATCAGGAGCGTCGTCGTCATGGGTATCGGCGAGCCCTTCGATAATTACGATAACCTCATCGGCTTTATAAACCGTATAACGGATCCCGAGGGCCCGGGGCTCGGTGCAAGGCACATAACGGTCTCTACCTGCGGCCTTATCCCGAGGATAAAGGAATTTACGGCATTAAAGTCCCAGGTCAACCTCGCGATATCGCTTCATGCGCCTAATGACGAGCTTCGAAAGGAACTGATGCCCGTTCCCGCTCACTATGCCCTGAAGGACCTGATGGATGCCTGCAGGGAATATACGAAGGTCACGGGCAGGAGGATCACCTTTGAGTATTCGCTCTTTGATGAGGTCAACGACACCATAGCCTGCGCGGACCAGCTTCAGAGGCTGCTTCGCGGCATGAACTGCCACGTTAACTTGATCGCCGCCAACGAATTTGACGGCAGCCCTTACAAAAGGTGCAGGAAGAAGAGGATTGAGGTCTTCAGGAATGCCCTGGAGCAGCGCGGTATCAACGCTACTCTGCGAAGGGAAATGGGAAGTGATATAATGGCTGCATGCGGACAGTTGCGCCGCGGGATTGAACAAGGAGAAAAGGGATAA
- a CDS encoding peptide deformylase: MSLRNVVIEGDPILRKKSRPIEEITPRILKLLDDMADTMYYENRGIGIAAPQVGVLRRAFVVDVGDEHGKIEFINPEITYREGSQIFCEGCLSVPGKSADVERPEKIKVKALDRDGKEFELEADGLLAVCICHEYDHLEGILFVDKAIDGKINTVEEGADEDEE; this comes from the coding sequence ATGTCTTTAAGGAATGTAGTTATAGAGGGAGATCCCATTCTCCGTAAGAAGTCCAGACCCATCGAGGAGATCACTCCCAGGATCTTAAAGCTCCTGGACGATATGGCAGATACCATGTATTACGAGAACAGAGGTATCGGTATCGCTGCTCCCCAGGTCGGAGTATTGAGAAGGGCTTTCGTAGTAGATGTAGGGGATGAGCACGGCAAGATCGAGTTCATCAATCCCGAGATCACTTATAGAGAAGGTTCCCAGATCTTCTGTGAGGGCTGTCTTTCCGTTCCGGGAAAGAGCGCTGACGTTGAGCGCCCCGAGAAGATCAAGGTCAAGGCACTTGACCGTGATGGCAAGGAGTTCGAGCTCGAAGCAGACGGACTTCTCGCAGTATGCATCTGTCATGAGTACGACCATCTCGAGGGTATCCTCTTTGTAGATAAGGCTATCGACGGTAAGATCAATACCGTAGAAGAGGGCGCAGACGAAGATGAAGAATAA
- a CDS encoding serine/threonine protein kinase: MSVQGPEGMIFAGKYKINKLIGRGGMANVYLGTDMGSGIKVAIKILKPEFSADEEFIRRFDTEAKAVSSLNHANIVKVFGVGHEGNFRYIVQEYVDGITVKELINQNGHLDWKVAVPIVIQVGMALEYAHKNGIVHRDIKPQNILISRDRIAKITDFGIARASTGNTITMTSGGAMGSVHYFSPEQARGGNVGPASDIYSVGIMLFEMVTGRVPFDGDSNVAIAVKHLQEKPPLASSFVPDIPKGLDSIILKCIQKTPDKRYSSMRQMVTELDALMVDPNGVYGVVNNEITPEPEEPQDISFRQDPNYEKIGDLEKSAEARRRSRFRDNIILVLIIVCIVGVLVGLGTLVVTSIKGATSIQKNQDYTVKNYVGLTAAEVQEELEANGIAYEFVNQETDEMDPGIIMAQSIEEGKVIKSGSSVTKIILTVSVAPDSLTLPDYAGVAYSDVYSTLRAAGFSITLYDEVSEDVEPGIVIRTEPPAGTTVVPGSSIVIVYAKEPTNATVPDLSGMTLEEAREEMDEADLVIDPIEGASEVTSLPESQQYVIVTDPPAGVSLPKRSSVKVYVGTWEDVQRGGTPTPTPAMVNIDPAVNGSGSVDGGGDYAPGEQVTLTAHANEGWTFQHWLNPNGDIVAYTDTFQFTVPEPDDDDEESVTLTYTAVFSQDPTPTPVPTDTPTPTPVPPPTDTEPTQPTQPPQPTDWQQQPTDWGQQGGDPGWGGY, encoded by the coding sequence ATGAGTGTACAAGGCCCTGAGGGCATGATCTTTGCAGGTAAGTATAAGATCAACAAGCTTATAGGCAGAGGCGGAATGGCAAATGTTTATCTCGGAACCGATATGGGATCCGGGATCAAGGTAGCCATAAAGATACTGAAGCCGGAGTTCTCGGCTGACGAGGAGTTCATCAGGAGATTCGATACGGAGGCAAAGGCCGTATCTTCACTTAATCACGCCAATATCGTTAAGGTCTTCGGCGTAGGTCACGAAGGTAACTTCAGATATATCGTTCAGGAGTATGTAGACGGTATCACGGTCAAGGAACTTATCAATCAGAACGGTCATCTCGACTGGAAGGTAGCAGTTCCGATCGTTATCCAGGTAGGCATGGCTCTTGAATATGCTCATAAGAACGGTATCGTTCACAGGGATATAAAGCCCCAGAACATACTTATTTCCAGAGACAGGATCGCCAAGATCACTGACTTCGGTATCGCCAGGGCATCTACCGGTAATACGATCACGATGACATCAGGCGGTGCCATGGGTTCCGTTCACTATTTCTCACCCGAGCAGGCAAGAGGCGGCAATGTCGGCCCTGCTTCCGATATCTATTCCGTAGGTATCATGCTCTTTGAGATGGTAACGGGAAGGGTCCCTTTCGATGGCGACTCCAATGTAGCTATCGCTGTAAAGCATCTTCAGGAAAAGCCCCCGTTGGCTTCTTCCTTTGTCCCCGATATCCCCAAGGGTCTTGATTCGATCATCTTAAAGTGTATCCAGAAGACTCCCGATAAGAGATATTCTTCCATGCGCCAGATGGTCACTGAGCTCGATGCTCTCATGGTCGACCCCAACGGCGTATACGGTGTAGTTAATAACGAGATCACACCCGAGCCCGAAGAGCCTCAGGATATCTCGTTCAGACAGGATCCCAATTACGAGAAGATCGGTGATCTCGAAAAGTCCGCTGAGGCCAGGAGAAGATCGAGATTCAGGGATAATATCATACTCGTACTCATAATCGTCTGTATCGTGGGCGTACTGGTTGGTCTCGGTACGCTGGTAGTCACGTCTATAAAGGGCGCTACCTCGATACAGAAGAATCAGGACTATACGGTCAAGAACTATGTTGGACTTACCGCGGCTGAGGTTCAGGAGGAACTCGAGGCTAACGGCATCGCTTATGAGTTCGTTAACCAGGAGACTGATGAGATGGATCCCGGTATCATCATGGCTCAGAGCATCGAGGAAGGTAAGGTCATCAAGTCCGGATCAAGCGTTACCAAGATAATACTTACGGTATCTGTTGCGCCTGATTCGCTCACGCTTCCCGATTATGCGGGTGTTGCTTATAGTGACGTATATTCGACTCTTCGTGCGGCAGGTTTCAGTATCACTTTGTACGATGAAGTCAGTGAAGACGTTGAGCCCGGTATCGTTATCAGGACCGAGCCCCCTGCAGGAACAACGGTAGTTCCCGGTTCGAGCATCGTTATCGTATATGCCAAGGAGCCCACAAATGCTACCGTTCCCGATCTTTCCGGAATGACGCTCGAGGAGGCACGTGAAGAGATGGATGAAGCAGATCTCGTTATCGATCCTATCGAAGGCGCATCTGAAGTAACATCACTTCCCGAGAGCCAGCAGTATGTAATCGTAACAGATCCTCCGGCAGGTGTATCACTTCCCAAAAGATCTTCCGTAAAGGTATATGTAGGTACATGGGAAGACGTACAGCGCGGCGGAACTCCTACACCTACACCCGCTATGGTAAATATCGATCCTGCAGTCAACGGAAGCGGTTCTGTCGACGGCGGCGGAGATTATGCTCCCGGTGAGCAGGTAACACTTACCGCTCATGCTAACGAAGGCTGGACATTCCAGCACTGGCTCAATCCTAACGGAGATATCGTAGCTTATACGGATACATTCCAGTTCACGGTACCCGAACCCGATGATGATGACGAAGAGTCCGTAACGCTTACTTATACAGCCGTATTCTCACAGGATCCTACACCGACTCCCGTGCCTACGGATACGCCTACACCTACACCCGTACCGCCTCCTACGGATACGGAACCTACTCAGCCCACGCAGCCTCCCCAGCCTACTGACTGGCAGCAACAGCCTACCGATTGGGGACAGCAAGGCGGCGATCCCGGATGGGGCGGGTACTGA
- a CDS encoding 16S rRNA (cytosine967-C5)-methyltransferase, with amino-acid sequence MAADRGRELCYEMLLKNAEQKTFSNLMLGSEDVTDFVRAAVYGTITYLIAIDHVIKHASGKDVSVMDPQTATIVRFGTWQLLFSDKVPAYAAISSSVDLAKKYCPRSSGFVNAVLRKVDALPKEQKDISSYKPNIACALKPEVFGIFKRDYGKDRALSIGKALLKVCDTTIRINPLKISKDSIMVELEREGFTVHEGHFIPEALSIIPQDGARIDKCKAYDEGDFFVQGEGAMLASIVADPKKGDKILDVCSAPGGKSTHMAQMVSDECEITSLDINESRLELIRENAARLGITSITAQRADSTNLKAALGTGKEYDIVLADVPCSGLGLMSGKPDIRHTISFERIKELLPKQAQILKNAAAFVKKGGTLIYSTCTLNREENENQVASFLADNPDFYADDITRFLPDRLIIDEKRKEDAEAGMITLLPDTDLCEGFFIARLKRR; translated from the coding sequence ATGGCAGCAGACCGCGGACGTGAACTGTGCTATGAGATGCTCCTTAAGAATGCGGAGCAGAAGACCTTCTCGAACCTGATGCTCGGGTCTGAGGATGTCACGGACTTCGTGCGCGCAGCCGTTTACGGCACTATCACTTATCTTATCGCGATCGATCACGTGATAAAGCACGCGTCAGGCAAAGATGTCAGCGTGATGGATCCCCAGACCGCGACTATCGTAAGGTTCGGTACATGGCAGCTCTTATTCTCGGACAAGGTTCCCGCATATGCGGCTATCTCATCGTCCGTCGACTTGGCTAAGAAATACTGCCCGAGGTCTTCGGGCTTTGTAAATGCGGTGCTCCGCAAGGTGGACGCACTTCCCAAGGAACAGAAGGATATCTCGTCTTATAAGCCAAATATCGCCTGTGCGCTAAAGCCCGAGGTATTCGGTATCTTTAAGCGTGACTACGGTAAGGACAGGGCTCTGTCGATCGGTAAGGCGCTCCTTAAGGTCTGTGATACGACAATCAGGATAAATCCCTTAAAGATCTCAAAGGACAGCATTATGGTCGAGCTCGAAAGGGAGGGCTTCACGGTCCACGAAGGACACTTTATCCCCGAAGCATTGAGCATTATCCCTCAGGACGGCGCTCGTATAGATAAGTGCAAGGCCTATGATGAAGGCGATTTCTTTGTTCAGGGTGAAGGTGCCATGCTCGCGTCGATCGTCGCTGATCCCAAGAAGGGCGATAAGATCTTAGATGTCTGCAGTGCCCCCGGAGGAAAGAGCACACATATGGCTCAGATGGTCTCGGATGAGTGCGAGATCACATCCCTTGATATTAACGAGAGCAGGCTCGAGCTCATAAGAGAGAATGCTGCAAGGCTCGGCATCACTTCGATAACTGCTCAAAGGGCGGACAGTACGAACCTTAAAGCGGCGCTCGGAACAGGCAAAGAGTACGATATCGTCCTTGCTGATGTGCCGTGCAGCGGCCTGGGTCTCATGTCAGGAAAGCCCGATATAAGGCACACGATCTCCTTTGAAAGGATAAAGGAACTCCTGCCTAAGCAGGCTCAGATCCTGAAGAATGCGGCCGCTTTCGTAAAGAAGGGCGGTACGCTCATATACAGCACATGTACGCTGAACAGGGAAGAGAACGAGAATCAGGTTGCGTCCTTCCTCGCTGATAATCCCGATTTTTATGCAGATGACATAACGCGATTTTTGCCCGACAGGCTTATAATCGATGAGAAAAGAAAAGAAGACGCCGAGGCCGGCATGATCACGCTCCTTCCGGATACTGATCTTTGCGAAGGCTTCTTTATAGCAAGGCTCAAGAGGAGATAA
- a CDS encoding Methyltransferase domain-containing protein — MDIRDKRIDAGNAFDWGKTSEFYARYRDIYPEEFYRKIADYGLCVKGQKVLDLGTGTGVLPRNMYGYGAKWVGTDISPEQIEQARKLAVESGMDIEFKAVSAEKIDFPADSFDVVTACQCFFYFDHEKVAPELHRVLKKDGRVVILYMAWLPFEDEIAGKSEELVRKYNPAWTGGGETKHPIIIPEVMNKYFDLEYSEEYDLNVPFTKESWHGRMIACRGVGASLSPEDLRKWDAEHRKLLENVPDSFDVLHYAAVAVLKRKDLENL; from the coding sequence ATGGATATAAGGGATAAGAGAATTGATGCGGGCAACGCTTTTGACTGGGGTAAGACTTCCGAGTTTTATGCCAGATACAGGGATATCTATCCGGAGGAGTTTTACCGGAAGATAGCAGACTATGGGCTCTGCGTTAAGGGTCAGAAAGTATTGGACCTCGGAACAGGTACGGGCGTTCTGCCTCGTAACATGTATGGATACGGGGCGAAGTGGGTCGGTACGGATATATCGCCCGAGCAGATAGAGCAGGCGCGAAAGCTTGCTGTCGAATCAGGCATGGATATTGAATTTAAAGCTGTTTCAGCGGAGAAGATAGACTTCCCGGCTGATTCCTTTGATGTGGTGACCGCGTGCCAGTGCTTTTTCTATTTCGATCATGAGAAGGTAGCTCCCGAATTGCACAGAGTCCTCAAGAAGGACGGCAGGGTCGTTATCCTATATATGGCCTGGCTTCCTTTCGAAGATGAGATCGCGGGAAAGAGTGAGGAACTCGTTCGAAAGTATAATCCCGCATGGACGGGCGGCGGCGAAACAAAGCATCCGATAATCATACCCGAAGTCATGAATAAGTATTTTGACCTCGAGTACAGTGAAGAGTACGATCTTAATGTACCTTTTACTAAGGAATCGTGGCACGGCCGCATGATCGCCTGTCGAGGAGTTGGGGCTTCGTTATCGCCCGAAGATCTTCGAAAGTGGGATGCGGAACACAGAAAGCTCCTGGAGAACGTGCCTGACAGCTTTGACGTGCTGCACTATGCGGCTGTTGCGGTATTAAAGCGAAAGGACTTAGAGAATCTATGA
- a CDS encoding protein phosphatase, whose translation MRSAGRSETGKVRANNEDNYQIFNVGSACIMVLADGIGGMSGGEIASRIAVETISDKINGEASFDSLSDDEIKALLENAYREANVAILKKALSDPELMGMGTTLTVAVIRERKVLIAHMGDCRAYLIHGSAMTQLTADHTYAAELLRRQSITKEEFETHPERHTLVKSLGENAFLIPDLYVYNIIYGDMLLLCTDGLCSFVSDEHIKACLKQRNDLEGCLDSLFESAYEAGSDDNITVLLTHVKPGPTE comes from the coding sequence ATGCGATCTGCGGGAAGGTCTGAGACCGGCAAGGTAAGGGCCAACAACGAAGATAATTACCAGATCTTTAATGTCGGCAGTGCCTGCATCATGGTACTGGCTGACGGAATAGGCGGCATGAGCGGCGGCGAGATCGCGAGCCGTATAGCTGTTGAGACCATTTCCGACAAGATAAACGGCGAAGCATCTTTCGATTCCTTAAGCGACGATGAGATCAAGGCTCTTCTCGAAAATGCATATCGCGAAGCTAACGTAGCTATCCTTAAGAAGGCGCTGAGCGATCCCGAGCTCATGGGTATGGGCACGACACTTACTGTCGCAGTCATAAGGGAGCGCAAGGTACTTATAGCTCATATGGGAGACTGCAGGGCGTATCTCATTCACGGTTCTGCCATGACTCAGCTTACGGCCGATCATACATATGCAGCTGAGCTACTAAGGCGCCAATCCATTACGAAAGAGGAGTTCGAGACACATCCCGAACGTCATACACTTGTAAAGTCGCTGGGAGAAAATGCATTTCTTATACCGGACCTTTACGTATATAATATAATATACGGCGATATGCTCTTGCTCTGTACGGACGGACTTTGTTCTTTCGTGAGCGACGAGCATATCAAGGCATGTCTGAAACAGAGAAACGATCTGGAAGGCTGCCTTGACAGTCTCTTCGAGAGTGCGTACGAAGCCGGAAGCGACGATAATATCACGGTCCTGCTCACACATGTGAAGCCCGGACCAACTGAATGA
- a CDS encoding tRNA (cmo5U34)-methyltransferase produces the protein MKDNASAYDSSIYDSHIINVLPYYREFHDQALDVVRAMGIDSPAWLDTGCGTGTLVMRILEAFPNAQLTLCDPSEKMLDIAKTKLSGNDIRYFTLSSEQLKFENEFDVVTAIQCHHYLDLEGRENAVRACHKALKDSGVFITFENIKMETDAADAIALKRWQTFLEEHDNSPEDVRMHIERRGVEVFPITISEHIELLKKCGFRSVNVLWTSYLQAGFWAIK, from the coding sequence ATGAAAGACAACGCTTCGGCATACGATTCAAGTATATACGATTCACATATAATAAACGTGCTCCCTTACTACAGGGAGTTCCATGATCAGGCTCTGGATGTTGTAAGAGCGATGGGCATAGATTCGCCCGCGTGGCTCGATACGGGGTGTGGTACGGGTACTCTCGTGATGAGGATACTGGAAGCTTTCCCGAATGCTCAACTTACTCTCTGTGATCCTTCGGAGAAGATGCTCGATATAGCTAAGACCAAACTGTCAGGTAATGATATTCGCTATTTCACACTTTCTTCGGAACAGCTGAAGTTCGAGAATGAGTTCGATGTTGTAACGGCGATCCAGTGCCACCATTATCTTGATCTTGAAGGCAGGGAGAATGCGGTCAGGGCGTGCCATAAGGCGCTCAAAGATTCAGGCGTGTTCATTACTTTCGAGAATATAAAGATGGAAACAGATGCGGCTGATGCGATTGCGCTTAAAAGATGGCAGACATTCCTTGAAGAACACGATAATTCCCCCGAAGATGTCAGGATGCACATCGAAAGACGCGGAGTGGAAGTGTTCCCAATCACTATCAGTGAACATATTGAGCTTCTGAAGAAGTGCGGCTTCCGCTCGGTAAACGTCTTATGGACGTCCTACTTACAGGCCGGATTCTGGGCGATAAAGTAA
- a CDS encoding Fic/DOC family protein, whose protein sequence is MDKERYFIPVLQDQRIHKINSGLYNYWQIEFAYNSCRMEGSRLSKEQTRTLFETKTIGGEYVPADDVTETTNHFRCFDHVIDTYKEPLSEDYIKDLHRILKTNTFSSMSDEAVVGDYKKYDNMVGEILTTKAEDVHKDIALLLKQYQNLEQVDLKEIVSFHAAFEKIHPFYDGNGRVGRLIMFKECIRNGIVPFIVNDKDKRFYALGLSEWQLSDKKDRLIDVCSLMQDDMIAVFDHFGIKHDEDRFEPES, encoded by the coding sequence ATGGATAAAGAACGCTACTTCATTCCGGTTTTGCAGGATCAGCGAATTCACAAGATCAATTCTGGATTGTATAACTATTGGCAAATAGAGTTTGCGTATAACTCTTGTCGTATGGAAGGTAGCAGGCTCAGCAAGGAACAGACTCGAACTCTTTTTGAGACAAAGACAATAGGCGGAGAATATGTTCCTGCCGATGATGTTACAGAGACAACTAATCATTTCAGGTGCTTTGATCATGTGATCGATACGTATAAGGAGCCTTTGTCCGAAGACTATATCAAGGATCTTCATCGCATTCTTAAGACGAATACCTTCAGCAGCATGTCTGATGAGGCTGTTGTCGGTGATTACAAGAAGTATGACAATATGGTAGGAGAGATCCTGACTACTAAGGCTGAAGATGTGCATAAGGATATTGCTTTATTACTCAAGCAATATCAAAATCTCGAACAAGTTGATCTTAAAGAAATAGTCTCTTTTCATGCTGCATTTGAGAAGATCCATCCGTTCTATGACGGAAACGGCAGGGTCGGCAGACTGATCATGTTCAAGGAGTGCATCAGAAACGGTATAGTTCCTTTTATCGTTAATGATAAGGATAAGCGTTTTTATGCCTTAGGCTTATCAGAATGGCAACTTTCCGATAAGAAGGATCGTCTGATCGATGTTTGTTCGCTGATGCAGGATGATATGATCGCTGTATTTGATCATTTCGGGATAAAGCATGATGAGGATCGTTTTGAACCGGAATCTTGA
- a CDS encoding MazG nucleotide pyrophosphohydrolase domain-containing protein, producing MSNFNINEMLEMQKALQEKYKNIWKPIGPDRGQDQLLWMVGEIGEVIDIVKKNGGEKACQDPELREHLIEEMADVLMYYNDILLCYGITEEELKTAYVNKYEKNMNRW from the coding sequence GTGAGCAATTTCAATATCAATGAAATGCTGGAGATGCAGAAAGCACTTCAGGAAAAGTATAAGAATATATGGAAGCCGATCGGCCCCGACCGTGGACAGGATCAGTTGCTTTGGATGGTCGGTGAGATCGGCGAGGTGATCGACATCGTAAAAAAGAACGGCGGTGAGAAAGCATGTCAGGATCCCGAGCTGCGCGAACATCTCATAGAAGAAATGGCAGATGTTCTTATGTACTACAACGATATCCTCCTGTGCTACGGGATAACGGAAGAAGAGCTGAAAACAGCTTACGTCAATAAGTACGAGAAGAACATGAACCGTTGGTGA
- a CDS encoding UDP-glucoronosyl and UDP-glucosyl transferase → MKVLIVPMAAMAETSGPSGRCRVLAAGFRDADIETATCMAEDVNYRTVEGVYNYYLDVPMPLGLPELIATRTFPIAQKLGITSRKTVNSFDEVLWLTGNLDYGYLKASVDSVRSAIRKFKPDVVYSEFNISAIIAAGIEQVPLAVTVSYPTQHEYAHRSDLAKGLNRLLSELGLQEVDSALQLFDRADKKFCPSIPELEPIKKSDVYFCGTLKSMRSAEETKVRDKIVVYMGNGTVSPTRMLKIVQESFKGGKYDVYLASASLKETDYGNIHVAKRWDFDELLDEAVMFINHGGQNSIVDGLIHGVPQIMIPGKVFERRYNARSVVDNGAGVEVSINDLCSSKIKEVADQLIESPDVAEKAAILGGKLMSAGGVGKIVEGISEIGLKTV, encoded by the coding sequence ATGAAAGTACTGATCGTTCCGATGGCGGCTATGGCCGAGACTTCAGGTCCGTCCGGCAGATGCAGGGTCCTGGCGGCAGGATTCAGGGATGCCGATATAGAGACTGCTACATGCATGGCTGAAGATGTGAATTACAGGACAGTGGAAGGTGTTTACAATTACTATCTGGATGTTCCTATGCCTCTGGGACTTCCTGAATTAATTGCAACACGAACATTCCCGATAGCGCAAAAACTCGGGATCACATCTCGAAAGACGGTAAACAGCTTCGATGAAGTCCTTTGGCTTACGGGAAATCTCGATTACGGGTACCTCAAAGCAAGTGTTGATTCAGTTCGCAGCGCGATCCGTAAGTTTAAGCCTGATGTTGTTTATTCTGAGTTCAATATCTCGGCGATAATAGCAGCTGGGATCGAACAGGTACCTCTCGCTGTTACGGTGAGCTATCCTACGCAGCATGAATATGCGCATAGATCTGATCTTGCGAAAGGTCTTAACAGGCTTCTTTCTGAATTGGGACTGCAGGAAGTTGATTCGGCGCTACAGCTTTTCGATCGGGCCGATAAGAAGTTCTGCCCGAGTATCCCTGAGCTCGAACCGATAAAGAAATCTGATGTGTACTTCTGCGGAACATTGAAATCGATGCGTTCTGCAGAAGAGACTAAGGTGCGGGATAAGATAGTTGTGTATATGGGAAACGGTACAGTCTCTCCGACTAGGATGCTGAAGATCGTTCAGGAGTCGTTTAAGGGAGGCAAGTACGATGTTTACCTTGCATCGGCATCTTTAAAAGAGACGGATTACGGCAATATCCATGTTGCCAAGCGATGGGATTTTGATGAGCTTTTGGACGAAGCGGTAATGTTTATAAATCACGGCGGACAGAACAGTATCGTTGACGGACTGATACACGGAGTCCCGCAGATAATGATCCCCGGAAAAGTATTTGAGAGAAGATATAACGCCCGAAGTGTTGTCGATAACGGAGCAGGAGTCGAGGTCTCAATTAACGATCTATGCTCATCGAAGATCAAAGAGGTTGCAGATCAGCTGATCGAATCGCCTGATGTAGCTGAGAAAGCAGCGATCCTCGGAGGAAAACTAATGTCCGCCGGCGGGGTGGGGAAGATTGTTGAGGGGATTTCAGAGATAGGTCTGAAAACAGTCTAG
- a CDS encoding methionyl-tRNA formyltransferase, protein MKNNELKIVFMGTPSFSKKCLARLIAEEYNVVLCVCQPDKPVGRKHILTAPETKVFALENGIEVFQPTSMKSEESFDKIKALEPDLIVTAAYGKILPQSVLDIPKFGCLNVHASLLPKYRGAAPVQYSILNGDDVTGVTIMKMDAGMDTGDMITTVEVPIDPNIDTDGLMDQLADAGSELLIKTIPDWVEGKLQTIPQDEDKVTLSPPITPDMGKFSWNQTTRQIHDKVRALRAWPGAQTMFDGKKMKIYVSAIATEEEAAALDASVPAGTVVKAHKADLIVRTGDGFLKILELQAEGGKRLKSCDCAHNYKIGMRFGE, encoded by the coding sequence ATGAAGAATAATGAATTGAAGATAGTATTTATGGGCACTCCTTCGTTCTCGAAGAAGTGCCTTGCGCGTCTTATCGCAGAAGAATATAACGTTGTCCTTTGCGTATGCCAGCCCGATAAGCCCGTAGGACGAAAGCATATCCTTACGGCTCCCGAGACGAAGGTATTCGCGCTTGAGAACGGCATCGAGGTATTCCAGCCGACTTCCATGAAGTCAGAGGAATCTTTCGACAAGATCAAGGCACTCGAGCCTGATCTCATCGTTACTGCAGCATATGGTAAGATCCTTCCCCAGAGCGTACTCGATATCCCGAAGTTCGGATGCCTTAACGTGCATGCGTCGCTTCTTCCCAAGTACAGGGGAGCCGCTCCCGTGCAGTATTCGATCTTAAACGGTGATGACGTTACGGGCGTTACGATCATGAAGATGGACGCGGGAATGGATACGGGTGACATGATCACTACCGTAGAAGTTCCGATCGATCCCAATATAGATACGGACGGACTCATGGATCAGCTCGCAGATGCGGGCAGTGAGCTCCTCATAAAGACGATCCCCGACTGGGTAGAGGGAAAGCTTCAGACTATCCCTCAGGACGAGGATAAGGTCACATTATCTCCGCCGATCACGCCCGATATGGGTAAGTTTTCATGGAATCAGACAACGAGACAGATCCACGACAAGGTCAGGGCTCTTCGTGCATGGCCGGGCGCTCAGACGATGTTCGACGGCAAGAAGATGAAGATCTATGTATCTGCTATCGCTACTGAGGAAGAGGCTGCAGCGCTCGATGCTTCAGTTCCTGCAGGTACTGTCGTAAAGGCACATAAGGCCGATCTAATCGTAAGGACAGGCGACGGATTCCTTAAGATCCTGGAGCTTCAGGCTGAAGGCGGCAAGAGACTTAAGTCATGTGACTGTGCCCATAACTACAAGATCGGAATGAGATTCGGAGAATAA